In Suricata suricatta isolate VVHF042 chromosome X, meerkat_22Aug2017_6uvM2_HiC, whole genome shotgun sequence, the DNA window tgatgcggggctgaaacccacaaactgagatcatgacctgagctgaagtcagacacttagccgactgaggcactcaggcacacTTCTAGAAGTTCTTTTTAAATCCTAGCTTgttgaagaggtttttttttctaattatggtTACATGTTgaatgttgtcaaatgctttttattcatcTTATTATAGTAATCATAtgagttgtttcttttattttcttaatgtgagTTAtgtattgattttcaaatgttaaattaaCCTTGTATTTCTGAGATAAATACTAGTTGTTTATGATATATAAcccttaatatatatttttggttatatttactgatactttgtttaaaatatttgcaattttataAGTGATTTTGGTTGTATTTTTCGTTTTTTGCAATGTCTATGTCAGGTTTTGGTATTAGGAGTATGCTGGCCACATAAATGAGTTGTGAGGTgttcccttttctattttctgaaatagtCTGTGGAAGATTGTTattcttggggcgtctgggtagctcagttggttgagcatccgacttcggctcaggtcatgatctcactgttcatgagttcaagccccacgtcaggctctgtgctgagaactcagagcctgggccctgcttcagattttgtgtatccctctctgccccctctcctactcacactctgtttctttttctctttctcaaaaataaataaacattaaaaaagactaaaaaagttTACTGCTTGTGCATTGTTTCTATTATAATAGAAATCTATTACAATGATGAGCAAAATGAATCACACAGAAGGTGTCtgcttttgaaatttagaaaaaatctCACTAGCAATATGATCAGATTAATgctcaaaataaaaggcttccacGGCTTAATGAAGCATAAACATGTTTCTTTTATCATTTGttctctaacttatttttcttttcagatttttatttaaaccgtagttagttaacatacagtgcagtattggtttcaggagtagaattcggtgattcatcgcttacacaacacccagtgctcatcctaacaagtgccctctttagtaCCCATCACCTATCTGGCCCATCGCCCACCCACCTCACTCCagcaatcatcagtttgttctctattgttaagagtctattatggtttgtttccctctctctttttttccactcccttatgttcatctgttttgtttcttaaattccacatatgaataaaatcatatagcatttatctttctcggcctgacttattttgcttagcataacacactctagctccatccacatcattgcaaatggcaagatttcatttttttgctgaTGAgtaatattcatgtgtgtgtgtgtgtgtgtgtgtgtgtgtgtgtatacatgccatatcttctttatcaattcatcattCAGTGGACAGTTgggttctctccatagtttggctgttgttgatagtgctgctataaatatcagggtgcatgtacccctttgactgtgtatttttgtatcctttgggtaaatatatagaagtgcagttgctggattgtagggtcgttctatgtttagttttttcaggagcctccatactgttttcagagtggctacaccagtttgcattcccaccgacagtgcaagagggttctgctttctccacatcttcacaaACACcttgttgttgcctgaattgttaatgttagccattctggcaggtgtgaggtggtatctcattgtggttttgatttgtatttccctgatgatgagtgatgttgagcatcttttcatgtgtctgttagccatctctatgtcttctttggaaaaatatattttcatgtcttttgcctgtttcttaactggattatttgtttttggggtgttgagtttgagaagctgtttatagattttggtttctaaccctttatcagatatgccatttgcaaatatcttctcccattccaaaagctgccttttagttttgctgattgtttcctttgctgtgcaggagctttttatcttcatgaagtcccaatagttcgtttttgcttttctttcccttgtctctggtGAAACGTCTAGTAAAAAgctgctatggctgaggtcaaagaggttgctgtccGTGGTCTcttaagattttgatggtttcctgtctctcaCACTTGagtttttcatccatttggaatttatttttgtgtatggtgtgagaaagtgatccaggttcattcttatgcatgttgctatccagttttcccaacagcatttactGAAAGGACTGTCTTTGAGTGTATAgttgtggatctatttctgggttttctattttgatctatcgatctatgtgtctgtttttgtgcctttaccagactgtcttgatgactacagctttttAACATAGTTTGAAGTCTGTAATCATTATACCTcagatttgcttttcattttcaggattgctttgtctattcatggtcttttgtgtttccatacagattttagaattgtttgctctagttctgttaaaaatgctggtggtatttttatagagattgcattaaatgtatagattgctttaggtagtatagacattttaacaatatttgttcttccaatctttgaacatgaaatgtttttccatttatttgtgtcctcttcaatttctttcataagtgttccatagttttcagtgtagagatcttatacctctttggttaagtttattcctacgTATCTTGTAGTTTTTGATGCAATCGAAAAttggatcaattccttgatttctttttctgctgtttcataattggtgtatagaaatgcaacagatttctgagCATTAATTCTTTATCCtgcactttactgaattcatgtattagttctagcaactttttggtggagtcttctgggttttctacagagcatcatgtcatctgcaaatagtgaagtttgctttcttccttgccaatttggatgccttttatttctttttgttatctgattgctgaagctaaggCTTTCAGCACTACGTTGAAttgtaatggtgagagtggacatccctgtcttgttcctgactgtagaggaaaagttctcagcATAAATACGTTTTTCAGTGGCTCAAAAGAAATTAAGTGCCAAGCAGGCTAACTGGAGGAAGAGGGCATGAATGTGTCTTTTGATTTGAGAATAAACTGGACCTTTTGAGGCATTTGTGTGTGTGGCAAATAGAGTGCAAACTTGCACCACACCTTTTATCTAGACCACTGACTCTTCATTTATGTACTGTTCATTGAATCTGTGGGCTCAGGAAAGGTTAAGGGAAGCTTTTTATTGCAGATTTTTGTTCTGCAATGAAAATTGGTACTGGTGATCTAAATATTATCCAATACAACAGGGGTTTAGAAGTTAATTATTtatgagttttatatttatacttattatatattttctattaattacatatatgattatatatgatatatgtaatttaaagtgAAAAGCAGAACTACTTCTAAAACCACGCCTAGGAACCCAGTGCTTAATATCTCCAGAATAAATTAAAGCCAAGTGTGTGAGAATCAAAATGCACCGTAAGAATAAAAGGATGAGGTTTTTGGCTGGGATATGTATCCGGAATATTGTATCAAAGTGACCAACAGGGGAAAGCTGGATTTGAGGACTCAGTGCATTGTCACAATCTAAAATCTCTTGCTGAagaaataatgtataatttttccattttaaaattatcaggAATCTCCTATGTCTCATGCACTATTCTGGTCATGTAAACATCTGTGATTCCCACAGGGTGAAAATAGTGTGTTAATTATGTTAAAGCTTATTTGtcataataaaatgattataaggTAAAGTgacttaaataatgaaaaattttattcctCTCTCGGAAAACGTTGCTAATATCACAGCCACTTTGCGGAACCTTGTTGCTCGTGTTTATTCAGGAATCAAGGTTCCTTCTGTTACATCACCCTGCCGtctcttgagtgtgtgtgtgtgtgtgtgtgtgtgtttagcatcTGCACATTTGTATCTGTGTTGCTCCCGAGACCAGGTTTTAGTTAGCAAGAAGGCAGAAGAGGGTATGGAGAAAACATGCCTACTGTCTCAGTGATCCGGCTTGAAAGCAGCAGCCATCATATTCTCTCACATTCTGTTGATAAGAACATTGTCACATAGCCACACCAATTTTCAAAGGAGGCTAAGAAATGTTATATGACTGGGCAGCCATATGGCTGGCTACTTCCCTGTTATTGCAAAAGAATGGTGACATAGGTTCTAGTGGACGGCTTTCAGTCTACCACAGATAGCTGGTCTTCTCTCTGATTTTATGCTTCTTGTTTGATGTATATGACTTTAGGTCCAAGAAAACAGTTATACCTAGCTGGAGACTTGGAGTGTAGATATCTACGTATTGTTTATATACGCCAGGATGGCTACAACCGCAGTATTTTTCCTACAGTCACGAGTAAAGTTTTCTTGGTTTTATGGAGATTGACATACGTCACTGTATAGGTTTAAGGTCTACTGCATCATGATCTAACTTAAATACATTGTGAATGATCAGCACATTAAGTGTAGTTAAAACTCATTGCataaagataccaaaaaaaaaagaggaaaagggtttttttccttgtaatgagaactttcaGGATCAACTCTGTTGGTAAATTAAATTGGTTTTTTGATCACATTAATTTGGTCTTGGTGCTAATAAGCAAAAAGGAACAAGATTAGTGAGGATTTAGAATCATAAGCTAGTGAGGACTTAGACTCTGAATCACTCCCTCCAAACCTAGTCTCTCCACAGAGATTTTCCCTTAAAACCTTTGTCTTTCTAATCTTCAGTCCACCCTACTTTATTTCAAGCATCCTACCAAAATAGGGCTAGATTGCTTATGTTGAGCTCCAATCTCCAACACTTAATATCTTATATTTTAGTGCAAATTATACGTATAACCATTCTGAGCTTCACTTTCCTTATCTGCAATAGGTAGGTAATAATACAAATACCTAATAATAGAAAGTACCTCAAAGGGCTTTTGAAAGGattaagtgagtgagtgagtgtgtttctttttttaatgtttattttttgagagaaagagagggagtacgagtgggggaagggcagagagagagggagacacataatccaaagcaggctccaggctctgagctgtcagcactgagtctgatgcgagatgaacccacaaactatgagatcatgacctgagccgaagtcggactcttaaccgactgagccactcaggcccccccaCCACTGTTTTGAAATTCTCAATGATGTGAAAATTTGACAGTCTTCAATGCTTTTCATATTTGAGTGGAtgggttgaggggcagagagagagggagacacagaatctgaagcaggctccaggatccaagtggtcagcacagagcctgttgtggggcttgaacttgtgagccacaagatcatgacctgagctgaagtcagacgcttacccaactgagccacccaggtgccccagtgtgtgtgtgtgtgtgtttcttagaACAATGCTTGGAACATCCTAAGTGTTATGCAGGAAGTTAGCACTTAGTAAGCCTGTATGTGTATTTCTTGTTATCactgtcattatcatcatcatataTACTGGTTTCCTGTGTTCGATTTCGAATAGCATATGTGTAACTTTTAATACCCTGCTGTCTATTCTTTGTGtcaattttgctttctctttctctttttagatgGGAGATTTGAGATTaagaccccacaaaaaagaatttctggaaaAGGTTCATTTCATAGTGAAATGGAGGGTGAAGATACAAGAGATGATTCATTGTATTCCATTTTAGAACTGTGGCAAGATTCTGAACAGATAAAAGGATATCAGGAAAAACAGAGCAAACCTCTGAGTCATGCTGTTttcatcaataagaaaatattgaatACAGAGTGGGATTTTGAATATAAAGACAGTGGAAAATTTGTGCCTTCAAGCCTAAATCGTATTCCTTCACAGAAAAGGCCCTATAAATGTGACTCATTTGGAAAGAGTTTTAAGCAGAATTTAGACTTACACACTCCGAGTAAAAACACTGCAACAAAgaactttgataaaaatattggACGTGGTCAAGTTTTCACTCAGAGCTCTTACACTAGCCATGCAAATATTCCTACAGGAGACCAGTTCTGTGAAAATAATCAGTGTGGAAATGGCCTCAGCCTTAAACAAGCATTCAGTCACAATCTGAAATTTCCTGCtggagagaaagcaaatatgTGTACTGAGTTTGGGAAGATCTTCACCCAGAAGCCACACCTCTTTGCACCCCAGAGAATCCATACTATGGAAAAGCCCCATGATCTTGGCAGATGTGTAAATGTTTTTACACAGAAGCCACTACTCAGTATATATCTGAGAGTTCATAGAGATGAAAAGCTGTATGTGTGTCCTGACTGTGGGAAGGCATTCATCCAGAATTCAGAATTAATTATGCATAAGAAAACTCATACTAGAGAAAAACCCTATAAGTGCAGTGAGTGTGGAAAATCATTTTTCCAGGTGTCATCTCTACTTAGGCATCAGACCactcatactggagaaaaactctatgaatgcagtgaatgtgggaaaggCTTCTCTCTGAATTCAGCCCTTAATGTGCATCAGAAAATTCATACTGGGGAAAGACACCACAAATGCAGtgagtgtgggaaagcctttaccCAAAAATCGACACTCAGGATGCATCAGCGAATTCATACAGGAGAGAGATCTTATATATGCACTGAATGTGGGCAGGCCTTCATCCAGAAGGCACACTTGATTGCCCATcaaagaattcatactggagagaagccttatgaATGCAGTGACTGTGGGAAGTCTTTCCCTTCTAAGTCACAACTCCAGATGCATAAGCgaattcacacaggagagaaaccttatatATGCACTGAATGCGGGAAGGCCTTTACCAATAGATCAAATCTCAATACTCACCAGAAATCTCATACTGGAGAGAAGTCTTATATATGCGCTGAATGTGGAAAGGCCTTCACTGACCGGTCAAATTTCAATAAACACCAGAccattcatactggagagaaaccctatgttTGTGCTGATTGTGGCAGGGCCTTCATCCAGAAGTCGGAGTTAATTacacatcagagaattcatacgaCAGAGAAGCCTTATAAATGTCCTGAATGCGAGAAATCCTTCTCCAAGAAACCACATCTCAAAGTACATCAGCGAatccacacaggagagaaaccatacATGTGTGCCgagtgtgggaaggccttcaCTGACCGGTCAAATTTCAATAAACACCAGACaattcatacaggagagaaaccctataaatGTAGTGACTGTGGAAAGGGCTTCACTCAGAAATCAGTTCTGAGCATGCATCGCAATATTCATACATGAAAGTAacactgtttcttaaaaatgagaaagcctTATCACAGAAGTCAGATCTACGTGTGCTATGAAATCTATCCAAGACAGACCCTACATGAATACACTGCACGATAGAAAGTGTTTGTCAGGCTCTCTCACCTGAGATGAGAAAAACTATTCAAGAGACCCTGTGAGAATTCACTGGTTCAAGGGGACTTTTCATATTTGCATGGCTTCGCAAAATAGAATCAAATCCTGTCCGTTTGTGGGAAATGCTGTCAGTTTGATGCATTAGGTAAAGCCTTCCTGTAGAAAGTGTGATAAGGCAAATTGTTACCAAATTCCTTATAGATGGAGTGAGCAAAATTATGTAAATGACAATCATGTTTACTGTGTTTTATTAAGCAATTTGAAGTGGCAACACAATGAAAGGAAGAACAACAAAACAATGTATTTGCTGTGTAGACCTACGCTCTCAGTTCTGTAGGGTTTTTGTGGCAGAACACGTTGCACAACGGAAGGAATAATTGAATTGAAATCCTTTCTTGAATTTAATATAAGTCTCTGTCAAATATATTTCCCATTGAATCCTC includes these proteins:
- the ZNF81 gene encoding zinc finger protein 81; the encoded protein is MPANQTSPGPSVALAVGRCDDLCKGSVSFEDVTVDFSREEWQQLDSTQRRLYQDVMLENYSHLLSLGYQVPKPEVIFKLEQGEEPWILERKTPHQSCSDGRFEIKTPQKRISGKGSFHSEMEGEDTRDDSLYSILELWQDSEQIKGYQEKQSKPLSHAVFINKKILNTEWDFEYKDSGKFVPSSLNRIPSQKRPYKCDSFGKSFKQNLDLHTPSKNTATKNFDKNIGRGQVFTQSSYTSHANIPTGDQFCENNQCGNGLSLKQAFSHNLKFPAGEKANMCTEFGKIFTQKPHLFAPQRIHTMEKPHDLGRCVNVFTQKPLLSIYLRVHRDEKLYVCPDCGKAFIQNSELIMHKKTHTREKPYKCSECGKSFFQVSSLLRHQTTHTGEKLYECSECGKGFSLNSALNVHQKIHTGERHHKCSECGKAFTQKSTLRMHQRIHTGERSYICTECGQAFIQKAHLIAHQRIHTGEKPYECSDCGKSFPSKSQLQMHKRIHTGEKPYICTECGKAFTNRSNLNTHQKSHTGEKSYICAECGKAFTDRSNFNKHQTIHTGEKPYVCADCGRAFIQKSELITHQRIHTTEKPYKCPECEKSFSKKPHLKVHQRIHTGEKPYMCAECGKAFTDRSNFNKHQTIHTGEKPYKCSDCGKGFTQKSVLSMHRNIHT